In one window of Cupriavidus necator N-1 DNA:
- a CDS encoding bifunctional alpha/beta hydrolase/class I SAM-dependent methyltransferase, whose protein sequence is MDRASPRQPQERQFETHDRQTLFYRHWPAVEGPARGAVVLFHRGHEHSGRVAHLADELNLPGYEIFAWDARGHGRSPGERGYSPSLADSVRDIQTFTTHIAEVHGIPLERTAVIAQSVGAVLASTWVHDYAPPIRALVLASPAFKVKLYVPFARPGLKLMQRLRGKFFVNSYVKAKFLTHDPERIASYDSDPLITRPIAVNILLDLYETAERIVADAAAITVPTQLLISGADWVVHRGPQDRFYERLGSRTKERIVLDGFYHDTLGERDRKLAVDAARRFILREFDTPSAPRSLLDADQIGPFREESDRLASAPAGLAAWYWRAARANLKLGGMLSDGVRLGHETGFDSGSTLDYVYRNAPSGRGKLGRLADQQYLNAIGWRGIRQRKVHAEALIADAVRRLRAGGMPVRIVDIAAGHGRYVLEALGALDGGGAAVESILLRDYSPLNVEQGRALIAAKGLADVARFEQGDAFDGDSLAALAPAPTLAVVSGLYELFPDNAMVRRSLDGLARAVPPGGYLVYTGQPWHPQLEFIARALTSHRAGAAWVMRRRSQAEMDELVRAAGFDKVTQRIDPWGIFTVSLARRRGA, encoded by the coding sequence ATGGACCGAGCGTCGCCCCGCCAGCCGCAAGAGCGGCAATTCGAGACCCACGACCGCCAGACGCTGTTCTATCGGCACTGGCCGGCCGTGGAGGGCCCGGCGCGCGGCGCCGTTGTGCTGTTCCATCGCGGCCATGAGCATTCCGGCCGGGTCGCCCACCTGGCCGACGAACTGAACCTGCCCGGCTACGAGATCTTTGCCTGGGATGCGCGCGGACACGGCCGTTCGCCCGGCGAGCGCGGCTACAGCCCCAGCCTGGCGGACTCGGTGCGCGATATCCAGACCTTCACCACCCATATCGCCGAGGTCCACGGCATCCCGCTGGAACGCACCGCGGTGATCGCGCAGAGCGTGGGCGCGGTGCTGGCCTCCACCTGGGTGCACGACTACGCGCCGCCGATCCGCGCGCTGGTGCTGGCCTCGCCGGCGTTCAAGGTCAAGCTCTACGTGCCCTTTGCGCGGCCGGGGCTGAAGCTGATGCAGCGCCTGCGCGGCAAGTTCTTCGTCAACAGCTACGTCAAGGCCAAATTCCTCACGCACGATCCCGAGCGGATCGCCAGCTACGACAGCGATCCGCTGATCACGCGCCCGATCGCGGTCAATATCCTGCTGGACCTGTACGAGACCGCGGAGCGCATCGTCGCCGATGCCGCGGCAATCACGGTGCCGACGCAGCTGCTGATCTCCGGCGCTGACTGGGTCGTGCATCGCGGGCCGCAGGACCGCTTCTATGAGCGCCTGGGTTCGCGCACCAAGGAGCGCATCGTGTTGGACGGCTTCTATCACGACACGCTCGGCGAGCGCGACCGCAAGCTGGCGGTCGATGCCGCGCGCCGCTTTATCCTGCGCGAATTCGACACGCCGTCGGCACCGCGCTCCTTGCTCGATGCCGACCAGATCGGCCCGTTCCGCGAGGAATCCGACCGCCTGGCGTCGGCGCCGGCCGGGCTGGCCGCCTGGTACTGGCGCGCGGCGCGGGCCAACCTGAAGCTGGGCGGGATGCTGTCGGACGGGGTGCGGCTGGGCCATGAGACCGGCTTCGACTCGGGCTCGACGCTCGACTATGTTTACCGCAACGCCCCCTCGGGCCGCGGCAAGCTGGGCCGGCTGGCCGACCAGCAGTACCTGAACGCGATAGGCTGGCGCGGCATCCGCCAGCGCAAGGTCCACGCCGAGGCCCTGATCGCCGACGCCGTGCGGCGGCTGCGGGCGGGCGGCATGCCGGTGCGGATCGTCGACATCGCCGCCGGGCACGGGCGCTATGTGCTTGAGGCCCTGGGCGCGCTGGATGGCGGCGGGGCCGCGGTCGAGTCGATCCTGTTGCGCGACTACAGCCCGCTGAACGTCGAGCAGGGCCGCGCCCTGATCGCCGCCAAGGGCCTGGCGGACGTGGCCCGCTTCGAGCAGGGCGATGCCTTCGACGGCGACAGCCTGGCGGCGCTGGCACCGGCGCCGACACTGGCGGTGGTTTCCGGCCTGTACGAACTGTTCCCCGACAACGCGATGGTGCGGCGCTCGCTCGATGGCCTGGCGCGCGCGGTGCCGCCCGGCGGCTACCTGGTCTACACCGGCCAGCCCTGGCATCCGCAGCTGGAATTCATCGCGCGCGCGCTCACCAGCCACCGCGCCGGCGCCGCCTGGGTGATGCGCCGCCGCTCGCAGGCCGAGATGGACGAACTGGTGCGGGCCGCGGGCTTCGACAAGGTGACCCAGCGCATCGACCCGTGGGGCATCTTCACCGTCAGCCTGGCGCGCAGGCGCGGCGCATGA
- a CDS encoding lysophospholipid acyltransferase family protein, which yields MWLARATARAIIVFARLLTGMRANWQGCIPAAVLRVYFANHSSHGDFVLIWGCLPPDLRTVTRPVAGADYWERSPLRRFIGRDVFHALLIDRTRSDPRNDPGSDPVALMHGALASGDSLILFPEGTRNTTDARLLPFKSGIYHLARASPGVEFVPVWIDNLNRVMPKGEVVPVPLLCTVTFGQPVLLAAEDSKEAFLARCRDGLLALAPELE from the coding sequence ATGTGGCTTGCCCGCGCGACCGCGCGCGCCATCATCGTCTTCGCCCGGCTGCTGACCGGCATGCGCGCCAACTGGCAGGGCTGCATCCCCGCCGCGGTGCTGCGCGTCTACTTTGCCAACCACAGCAGCCACGGCGACTTCGTGCTGATCTGGGGCTGCCTGCCACCCGACCTGCGCACGGTCACGCGCCCGGTGGCCGGTGCCGATTACTGGGAGCGATCGCCGCTGCGGCGCTTTATCGGCCGCGATGTATTCCACGCGCTGCTGATCGACCGCACCCGCAGCGACCCGCGAAATGACCCGGGAAGCGACCCGGTGGCGCTGATGCACGGCGCGCTGGCATCCGGCGACTCGCTGATCCTGTTTCCCGAAGGCACGCGCAATACCACCGACGCGCGCCTGCTGCCGTTCAAGAGCGGCATCTACCATCTGGCGCGGGCCAGCCCCGGGGTGGAGTTCGTGCCGGTGTGGATCGACAACCTCAACCGCGTGATGCCCAAGGGCGAAGTCGTGCCAGTGCCGCTGCTGTGCACCGTGACCTTCGGCCAGCCGGTGCTGCTGGCCGCCGAGGACAGCAAGGAAGCCTTCCTTGCGCGCTGCCGCGACGGCCTGCTCGCGCTTGCCCCGGAGCTGGAATGA
- a CDS encoding phosphatase PAP2/dual specificity phosphatase family protein: MSTVPTEAGAGARPERPAGQRPWGLACLLLALAGAFFFSSYGFANWLASQRANVPAVYFEWERGIPFLPWTIVPYWSIDLLYGISFFLWRTRAALLTHVKRLVLAQLVSVACFIAFPLRFSFARPEADGLPGQLFTLLGGFDLPFNQAPSLHISLLVILWVAFAAHLRGGWRWLLHGWFALIGVSVLTTWQHHLIDVPAGALVGWLCVYLFPMQLPAAAAGAPDARTRQLSRRYTVCALVALLCAVLAVGASVTLAFLLLWAALALACVARIYALAAPAWFQKVRDGSMAPGARWVLAPYLLGAFLNSRWWTRRAPQPSAIADGIWVGRFPTRAELRAIGADAVLDLTAELPRAATGPALAYCCVPVLDLTVPTPEQLDQAVAQLDAWHRQGRRVLVSCALGYSRSALVAAAWLARRQGLRDAGAALAALRQHRPAVVLGREHAEALQRCLDRPAMPEPDDGR; the protein is encoded by the coding sequence ATGAGCACGGTGCCGACGGAGGCTGGCGCCGGGGCGCGTCCGGAGCGGCCGGCGGGGCAGCGGCCCTGGGGACTGGCCTGCCTGTTGCTGGCGCTGGCCGGCGCGTTCTTTTTCTCCAGCTACGGCTTTGCCAACTGGCTGGCGAGCCAGCGTGCCAACGTGCCGGCGGTCTATTTCGAATGGGAGCGGGGGATCCCGTTCCTGCCGTGGACCATCGTGCCGTACTGGTCGATCGATTTGCTGTACGGCATCTCCTTCTTCCTGTGGCGCACGCGCGCGGCGCTGCTCACGCACGTCAAGCGGCTGGTGCTGGCGCAGCTGGTGTCGGTGGCATGCTTTATCGCCTTCCCGCTGCGCTTCAGCTTTGCCCGGCCCGAGGCCGACGGCCTGCCGGGCCAGCTGTTCACGCTGCTGGGCGGTTTCGACCTGCCGTTCAACCAGGCGCCGTCGCTGCATATCAGCCTGCTGGTGATCCTGTGGGTCGCTTTTGCGGCCCACCTGCGCGGCGGCTGGCGCTGGCTGCTGCACGGCTGGTTTGCGCTGATCGGGGTCTCGGTGCTGACCACCTGGCAGCACCACCTGATCGATGTGCCCGCCGGCGCGCTGGTGGGCTGGCTGTGCGTTTACCTGTTCCCGATGCAACTGCCCGCGGCCGCGGCCGGCGCGCCGGATGCGCGCACGCGCCAGCTGTCACGCCGCTACACCGTGTGCGCGCTGGTGGCGTTGCTGTGCGCGGTGCTGGCGGTGGGCGCGTCGGTGACGCTGGCGTTCCTGCTGCTGTGGGCCGCGCTGGCGCTGGCCTGCGTCGCCAGGATCTACGCGCTGGCCGCGCCGGCGTGGTTCCAGAAGGTCCGTGACGGGTCGATGGCGCCGGGCGCGCGCTGGGTGCTGGCGCCTTACCTGCTGGGCGCCTTCCTCAATTCGCGCTGGTGGACGCGGCGCGCGCCGCAGCCCAGTGCCATCGCTGACGGCATCTGGGTTGGCCGCTTCCCGACCCGCGCCGAACTGCGCGCGATCGGGGCGGATGCCGTGCTCGACCTGACGGCTGAACTGCCGCGCGCAGCCACCGGCCCGGCGCTTGCGTATTGTTGCGTGCCGGTGCTGGACCTGACCGTGCCGACGCCGGAGCAGTTGGACCAGGCCGTGGCTCAACTCGACGCCTGGCACCGGCAGGGCCGCCGCGTGCTGGTCAGCTGCGCGCTCGGCTATTCGCGCAGCGCGCTGGTCGCCGCCGCATGGCTGGCGCGCCGGCAGGGACTGCGCGACGCCGGCGCTGCGCTGGCGGCGTTGCGCCAGCATCGGCCGGCGGTGGTGCTCGGGCGCGAACATGCCGAGGCGCTGCAACGCTGCCTGGACCGTCCCGCCATGCCGGAGCCCGACGATGGACGCTGA